Part of the Ornithorhynchus anatinus isolate Pmale09 chromosome 8, mOrnAna1.pri.v4, whole genome shotgun sequence genome, ccaaggtcccactgtaCCAGGTGACCAAACACATAACCTGAATGGGTTGTTTGGGTGCTCGCCTGACTGCAGGCCAAGGTGATGAATTGTAGTCTTTTTGGCTGACTTTTCACCCTCTCCAGAGAACTCCTGTGTTTTCAAGGGCACAAGCCCCCACATttcaccccgcctccccccaccccccaaaaatagGTGACAACTCCTTGGAGAAAGATCAAAGAAACCACTACAGGTTTCCTAACTTTTGCAATCTTCATCCACTCCCTGCGGTGGGAACATGAGCCGACTGGTGAGAAATGAAGGCTGAGGAAGCCTGCGCTCCACCTATAAAGACAACCTTGTGGAGGCTCATTTCCAGCAATGATCGAGGGAATTGTGTGGTTGAATCTTCAGTTTCTTGGGGCAGAGCAGTTTAATAAAGGCTCTTCTGAAACTGTAGTGGCACAGAGGGTAGAGGATAGGGTTGACTGCAGAGTTGATCCACAGCAGCCAGAACGATGTTTCGTACCAGTAGTCGGGGATGCAGTGACCGTGGCAGGCCGCCCGGATGATCATCAAGAGGGTGTATGGTGCCCAGCACAGGCCAAAGATGCTCACAATGACAGCTAATGATTTGGCCACCTTCTTATCCCGGGACAGCCGGAAACGCTGAGTGATGCTCTGGGACACCATCTTCATCCGTTTCTCCAGAGACGCCGAGGACATGGAATGCTTGTAGCTCCTTTTAAGGGATCGAGGCTTCTCCGAGCAGGGCCCGGAAGAGCTGGAGCTGGGAATCTGAGAGTCTCCACTGCTGGCGGGCTCGCTTTCAGAGTAGGGGCCATACTTACTCAACGTCAGGGTCTCCCGGGGCGTCTCTGGCATCCACTGCCAGCACTTTAAGGAGAATTTAGAGCCGGGGCTGGTGTCTGCCCCCTCTGTGAAGGTCTGGCCCGGGGCTTCCTGGATGACATCCATCCTGACTTTGGTGCGCTTCTGGATGTTAAGATAGATGCTCAGGTTGAAGAAAGTCACGCTCAGGAAGGGAGTAAAAAACTCCAGGGTGGAGGCTGAAATGAGGAAATACCAGTTGTAAAAGAACTCGGCATAGCACTCGCCTTCGGGGATGATGCTCCGGCCGGAGATGTGTTCCCAGCTGATGATGGCAGGGCCATACAGGAGGAAGGCCAGCACCCACACCAGCACCATCTTTCGCACCGCTCGCTTGGTGTCACCTTGCTGAGCTCTGTACGTGACCTGGAAAACAAACACCTCCTCACCACCACTGCCTCGCCACGAGAGTGGCTCattgcattcatttattctttttttctgagggattgtgtgcagagcttctgCCGGGGCCTCTGCAGTAACCATGGCAGGTCGAGAATGCTGTACAGTGCATCCGTTTATTTAGAGAAATATAAAGCCCTTATCGCCATCATACCCTGGGCATCTGGATATTGTCaaattggaaaggaaagggaaggaataaTGTAATCAAACATAAATAATACGTTGAATGATATAAGAATGGAGTAAGGCAGAATTCCCTCCAGGCTGGGGGAACTGTCACTCGAACTGTTaattcctccccgcctcctcatCCTGTCCCAGCAATTCGAGATTCCAAAACTATTTgccgggtgaggggagggggagggaggtagagggggtTGTGAAACTTTGACCCTGTTTGGAGTCTGCTCCTTAGGGGACACGTTTCCATGAGAAACTCAAGTTCCAGAGGGATGGGATTATTTTCCAAGATTTGTCGTTCTCCACCCGGAGGAACGGTCAAAAGCCTCTGAATCCGTGGTGAGAGAGATCAGAATGAAGAAGATAAACATCGCTCTGACTCGGTACTCACTGCTCTGGTGACGGAGAGGAATCTGTCGTAGCTAATCAGGACTATATTAAAGACTGACGAGGTGCAGAGCAGGTAATCAACCACCAGCCACAGCTTGCAGAAACTCCTCCCAAAGGTCCACTTCCCCGTCAACACATAGGGCACGTATAAGGGGATGCAAAAGGCACCTAGAAGAGAGGAGTTGGGACTAGGTCATGGGGACCCTCGGGGTCCTCTCAGCAGTACTTTCCCAGGGGAATCACAGCCATAGGGTAAAACAGCGGGTTTGGGGGAAGACCACTTCCTCATTCCTAGTGAGCCCAGTGACTCTGGATCAGTTTCTGATGGTCGTTGGTGAATCATTTGTGTAAAGGGGAGGTCTttcagggcccaaacctgcacTGGAAAGAACTCTGGGACAAGCAACACCATGGGTTGAGTTTGTTGGGACTCACAAAAAATGACCACTTCAGCCAGGGTTCCAGCCACATAGCCCTTTATGGGCGCCCTTGGATCCCAACTCCATCCCCAATTAACTTGAGGTACCGCCAGCTAGCTACCCGGCCTGGAAGTCCTGAGCCATACCAAATGCCTTTGCCATTTCCTTCTGCAAAGCTGTGTATCTAAGCCAGGGCTGGGGATAAAGGAAATTAGAGCTGGTTTCACCAagggccctcctctccccagcagcgACTTGAAGGTGGTTTGGCTACTCCCAGCAGCTGGCTTATCTTCTCTTAAGATGGGCAGGTGAGGGAAGAAGATCCATCTGGTAAATGGAAACCAGCGGCCCTGCCTGCTCTCACAGATTCACTGTTTCTGGAAGTCCCcccagaacggtgcttgggatTCTGGAACCAAACTGGGTCTGCACCCTTTTTCTGCCCAAACCGCCAGGGAGGCCATGAAAGCTTGAGTTTGCTCCCTTTCTAGGCAGGGAGCCCTGAAAGTCTGGGCTCCtgctttctcctgctttcagctCCTCCCTGCCTGTTTCTTCCCAGCATTGATCCCTTGTCGCTGCTGCTATGGCCTCCCAACagatctcctcctctctctctctctctctcctctgccccagggtccatcctcctctctctctctctctcctgccccagggtccatcctcctctctctctcctgtctcaggGCCCATTCGCCGGTCAGCCATCCCATGctggacaggaggaaggagggcaggaggatgCTCCCGGGCACAGCCCGGCGAGGCTGGGAATCTGTCCAGGGGGAGGCCTGGAAGCAGTGGCAGAAGCGCCATCCGGGGGGCCACACACTCTCCCGCCCCCCAACTTTCTGCCCTCTCGATGGGTGCTGTGCCTCGACCTCGGACCCTCACCCTCGGCTTCCCGGGAACAAGCCGTTTCTATTGCCAGGGCgacgggtgggcagggaatgtgtctgtttattgttatactataattattattattattattatcattgtggtacttgtgaggcaattaccttgtgccaagttctgttctaagcactggagtaactacaagttaatcgggctgagctcagtccctgtcccacatggggttcacactgtaataataacgatggtgtttgttaaaggcttattatgggccaagcactgttctaagccctggggcagatacaaggtaatcaggttgtcccacatggagctcacagtcttaatctccatttcacagaggagggatctgaggcacagagaagtgaaatgacttctatTGATCTTCAATTattctatcgatgcctgtctactcgtctCGTTGTCCggctcccccccttctagactgtgagccagttgccGGGTAGGGATTGCCCATCTAtagccgaaatgtactttccaagcgcttagtacagtgctctgcacaccgttagcgctccataaatatgactgttgaaaagagaagtgacttgcccccaatcaCCCtgtagaccagtggcggagccggtattagaatccaccacctctgacaTTCCAGGctggggctccttccaccgagccaggctgcagTCGGTTaatgcagtgcttcgcacacagttaagtgctcaatgaatagaacTGAATTCAccgagtcgtatttattgatactgtgtgcagagcactgcactaagcgcttatgaCTCCGGGCGGCAAgtggtttgttgttgttgtttttttccggGGCCTCCTCTGGCTGGAAAGGCgagtctccctcttccccagccggTTGGGACTCCCGGGTCCCCCGGGTCCCCCCCGGACTTTACCTACTAGGAAGTCGGAGATGGCCAGGTTGAGGAGGAAGAAGTTGTTCTGCGTGCGGAGGCTGGAGTCCACCACGAAGGCCAGCATGACCAGCGCGTTGCCCACCACGGTGGCGGCGATGAGGAGGGCCATGAGGCCGCCCAGCAGCGCCGTCCAGGCGGTGGAGAAGGCCCGGGCCGCGGGCTCCCCCGCCGCAGCCCCGCCGGACCCGTTGAGGGACCCTCCGCTGTCCATCGCCCCCGGACTTCGGGCCGGGGTCGCCGGGGTCCCCGGAGCTGCCGGGGCTGGGGTGGCAGGACCTGTCGGGGGCCGGGGTCGCCGGGGTCCCCGGGCCAGGGGGTCCCCGGAGCCGTCAGGGGCCGGGGTCCCCGGAGCTGCCGGGCCTGGGGTCGCAGGAC contains:
- the HRH3 gene encoding histamine H3 receptor, which translates into the protein MDSGGSLNGSGGAAAGEPAARAFSTAWTALLGGLMALLIAATVVGNALVMLAFVVDSSLRTQNNFFLLNLAISDFLVGAFCIPLYVPYVLTGKWTFGRSFCKLWLVVDYLLCTSSVFNIVLISYDRFLSVTRAVTYRAQQGDTKRAVRKMVLVWVLAFLLYGPAIISWEHISGRSIIPEGECYAEFFYNWYFLISASTLEFFTPFLSVTFFNLSIYLNIQKRTKVRMDVIQEAPGQTFTEGADTSPGSKFSLKCWQWMPETPRETLTLSKYGPYSESEPASSGDSQIPSSSSSGPCSEKPRSLKRSYKHSMSSASLEKRMKMVSQSITQRFRLSRDKKVAKSLAVIVSIFGLCWAPYTLLMIIRAACHGHCIPDYWYETSFWLLWINSAVNPILYPLCHYSFRRAFIKLLCPKKLKIQPHNSLDHCWK